The window ggaaactgaggccagaaaagTTAACTGGCTTGCCCACGATCCCACAGCCAGGCAGAACAGGGAttcgatggggcgcctgggtggcgcagtcggttaagcgtccgacttcagtcaggtcacgatctcgcggtccaggagttcgagccccgcgtcaggctctggactgatggctcagagcctggagcctgtttccgattctgtgtctccctctctctctgcccctcccccgttcatgctctgtctctctctctcccaaaaataaataaacgttgaaaaaaaaaaaaaaagatcaaggattcgaacccaggtcaACTGACTCCAGAGTTCAAAATCTTACCTACTATGTTGTGAACACCTCTTGAAAGCCATCTTGAAATCCTACCCTTCACAATTTCACCTCCTACCACTCTCTCATTCACTCTGCTCTAGCCTCTGGCCTTCAGTCTATTCCCTAAAAATGGCAAGTGGGTTCCCACCTCAGGATCTTTGCACTTGATCCCAatgcttttcctttatttgttgaaggaatgtaGCTCCTTCTGACTCTTAAAACAGTGTTCTTTCTATCGCACCCTGTCCTCCCACCTCCAATTCATCCCTTCATCCAGATTTTCCAATTCTcagcccctccttcccaggcccAAGGCCCTGCCCCATCCTCAAGTTTAAGCCCCACCCCTTGTCACTAGTCCCTCCCACCTCCTAATTCAAGGACAACTCATCCCCAACCCCATTCCAGACCTCTCAAGCCAGAGCAGTCCCAGGGTCCACAGCATCCCCTCAGGATTCTCCTAGCCCACCCGGCTCGACCCCTGCCATTCCCATCAGCCCCACCCGATCCACTCAGGCTCCGCCCTGACACATTAAGGCCCACCCTTTCTCTCAAGGCCTGCGCAGATCCACCAGGACTGGCTACCTCAAATCCCGCCCCAGATCTATTTAACCCACACACCAGACCCTCAGGCTCCGCCCAAATAGATGGAGCTCAGCCTCAGACCCACTAAACCCCTCCCAGTATCCACCAGGCCCTGCCCCATACCAGACCCCGCCCCCTGGCACATAAGGCTCCGCCCCATTCCCCAAAGGCCGCATCCTCTCTGGGCCCAGACCCCAGACTCCGGCTTCGGCACACCACCCTCACCGTAGGTCTCGGCCATGACTCGGTCGCGGCCGCTTGGGGCCGCAATATGGCGCCGCGGCCGCGCCTGCTCCTCGGCTGGCAGCCGCTCCACTCCGGCTGCAGCCCCGGCTCCTTCCTACTCCCGGGGCCGGCGCCGCCACTTCCGCCTCCACCCCCCTACGGCGCGACCCGCTAGGGCTGCGGGATACCAGGCCACGCTGCCCAAAGGCAGGGATTGGCGAACTCGACGGCCAGGAGGCGGGACAAAAAGCACGGATTGGCGGCGTGAGAGGGGGACGTGCCGAGGGAGGCGGGACTAAGACGAGCGATTGGCTGAGCAAGTGGGAAGGTACCGTACAGAGGTGCTTAGCCGAGCTGAGAAACGAATTTGGTCAGGAGTATGGGTGCAGAGTCGAGACTCCAGATTGGGTAGGAGCGGACCTGGGGGCGGGGACACAGCTGCAAAGAAGGGGCATGGGCAGAATTGACAGAAAGACCCTGAAGAAGAGCGGGTAATGAGCGGGCAAAGGCTCTTTCTGACCTCAAAGGCAAGGATGAAAACTGCGGGAATACGCGCAGGCTAACCTCCCACCTCCCTTTTCAGATGATCTTCCATGAAAACCTCTATTCTGCGATTTATGTCTTCCTCATAGTCCGATTGGCTCATTCCCAGTAGTTCAACTCCCTTCCATTGGTCTAGAGAGGACACTACAACCCGCAACCGGGATGTTCAGGTTATTCCACCTTCTCATTTGCTTGTGTGTGATATCTAAGCTTAGGTGCCCACCTCCAGTACCCAGCTTGGAGCAAAGAGCTTTTAGTGAGTGGAACTCTGCCTAGCAACCACTGACGTTACCACAGTCAGTGGGTTGACTGGCCAAATTCAGAAACCTGGGGAAACATTTCCTTTGttacccacccccccagcccacccccccaccccccgccgcccccacatAAAGACCACAGAGACCCGCAGTTTGCACTTGGCTGATATATTTGCATAAAGccgggaaggaaaaaaacccagcaggGACAGTGGTAGGCTGAGCTCACTGGCAGTAGAAATCCCAtttctgaaaaagagaaagggaaaacagtGGGGAGAAAACCAGCGGTCACACCACAAAGGATCTAGCGGTTTTAGCAAAAGCTGTAGCCGCAGGGGCCAGGTTTGGCCAAACACATGCTATGCAAATTAGCCCGGAGCCCTCTAATCTGCACCGCTCAACCTGACACAGACTTAGAAATCcctctgcattttacagatgagaaaaccgaggcacaCAGCTAGGCAGCCGGGGAGCCAAGGGTCGGAGAATCATTGCCCATCATCACAACCCAAGAGTCCGCCCTCCAGATCCCTGCCAGCCCCCAAGAGACTCACATCTGTCTTCACATCAATTTTGCCAGGTTTCAGGGTCTGGTCTTCACGTACGACACTACTGGGGAAATAGCCCAGGCGAGCAGCTAAATCTCCATAGTAATCTCCCTGAACCTGGGGAGGAAGAATTAAAAGCCAGGGTCCGGAAAGATGGCAAACTTATTCCTGCTGAAGAcctttgtacattttttcttcctggtCTCCAGGTGGCTGGCTCCATCCTTGTCACTCAGATCTCAGCCTCGAGGCACTGTGTGGATGCCCTCCCTGACCACCTGATGTAGTCACCCAGTCTGTACTAATCCTCAAAGGATATATATTTGCTGATGTTTTTTGATGGCTTGTCCCTTTCCATTAGAATTAAAGGGATCATTCGCTGTTCTTTCTTCAGTGACCGTAAGACTAGCACCATATAGTTAGTTCGTGCCCTATAATtgctcaacaaattaaaaatcaagatcacaataccccctccccctgccaaacTATTTCAGTCCACCGCTTCAAATTTTCCCTTTAGGTGGAAAATTAGGGTGtactcccaccccagccccctaccctttcctcttctgttctccCAAGACTCACGCTGCCTCCCCAGAAGAGCCGCCCTCGGCCCTTCAGCTTGGAGAAGACGTACACAACTTGGCCCCTGTGTATGGTCAGGAAACGGCAGTCGGGGGCCACGTAGTCTTGCAGGGCCACAGCCATGGAGATGGGGTCTGGGGGAGGAATAGAAGAGAATGACAGCACCCTCCACACAGGCTGGCAATCCAAGcccccagtcccccacccccccaccccccaactcttACAGCTGCATTCCTCATCAGCACACAGCTTGCGGTCAGCCAGCTTGGGCATGGCGCGACCCCCGACACTAGGCCCTGAGAAGGCAGACAGCAAAATGATGACACCGAGGAACACTGGCGACCCAGCCATTGTGAACTGTGAGCAAGAGAGTGGCCAGGGTGGAAATGGGGTCTCcagtttcctcctgccctccctctccccagcagcACAAGGAAACTTGTGTTCTTGGTCTCGTCTCCGCCCTTAACCAGTCCCAAATTTCATCCACACCACCTAGAGGCTGCTACCCAGCCAGAACCATTTCAAGGACAGGGTGAGGGCTGCCCCCCCAAGGAAATACCCAAATAGGCCCAAAGCAGCCCAGGCCACTCCAGGTGCCAGCCACCCCCCCGACAACCAGAGGCCCGGACAGGCAGGTTGAGATATTCGATTCCATCTAGAGTCCACTTGGGTACCTGGGCCCCTCCGGGAACAGAAACAGGGAGCCGGTACGGAAAACTACCTTGGAATTTCCTGTAAAGGACAGAACAAGGCAGCCCTTTGATTCCCAGGAACAGCCCCCACTCCGAAGGACCAAGTTTTACGTGCCAGGCCTTACTTAGGCTAGGCAATGCTCTACCATAACCACTATTTATCCTCACAAGCCACTTCCCGAATGGGTGACCTGGGCTCAGCTATTTCTCCTcgcttttctcctctgtaaaatagagaCAATGAAAGCTAGCGGTCCTTTAAAGAGCACTCACCCACATACATCTTTATTAACTCAAATGGACACTCTCCGTCACCTCAAGAGGGCTGTTATAACCCCACTCAACGTGGAAATGGCAGTGAGGAGCCTTAAGAAACTGGCCAGCAAGCGGAGGGGCCAGATTGGGGTCCAGGCCCATACCCGTCACTTACTCAGCGTGGAGTGGTCAGTTGTCAAGAGAAAGCGGTGGGAGATTTGATCTCAGGTCTCAACCTCTAAAACTGCCCTTCAAATAGATCCACGTACCAAGATCATTCTCCTGAGTGGCCATCTCTGTCCTCAGGCATTCTCACCTTTGGCCTCAAGTCCAAACTTTCATGAGGGGGAAGTAGATTGGGCGCATATGGGCATGGGGATGGGGAAGAATCCACGTGGTGCAAAGCCTGGACTGAAACCATCTCTATGCacccaatacccatcaccacaACCGTGGGAGAAACCACTGTGCTCAAATGTCCCCTCAAATGACTGGCTTTCTTTGATCACCCAGGACCGTTCCCCAGCCCTTCTGGCCCACCACCCCCGTCGTTTGTACCAAAAGTGTTTGCAGTTAGCTCATCTGTTTCACTCACCACTGCATGTCCTGTCCCAAGAACAGTATCTAGCACATGCCAGGTACTCAGCAAGCATGTGCTGAATTTATGGTGTTTACTAAGTGCCTGGCAGTGGGTGTGCGTGTTGGGGGCAGTGGCGAGTACCGACAATACCACAGTATTAACCTACAGGAATTCTCCCCTcacacaggaagaaaatgaacCTTAGAGTGGGGACATCAACGACACAAGGGAGCAGCTAAGGAGTCCACCAGGCAGACGACAGAAACCAGGACCCGCTGATCACAGAATCCGTGGTCACCAGTGTGGTGGGCGAGGTGTTTGCATTTGTCTACAATATTTGCCTCTTAGTGAAGACAATCCCCTTCCCCTTTCAGATCCTACGAGCACAAAGACTGTATTTGGTGCTGTGAAGTCTTCACTGCAAATGCTGATGTTCC is drawn from Felis catus isolate Fca126 chromosome E2, F.catus_Fca126_mat1.0, whole genome shotgun sequence and contains these coding sequences:
- the MIA gene encoding melanoma-derived growth regulatory protein, whose protein sequence is MAGSPVFLGVIILLSAFSGPSVGGRAMPKLADRKLCADEECSYPISMAVALQDYVAPDCRFLTIHRGQVVYVFSKLKGRGRLFWGGSVQGDYYGDLAARLGYFPSSVVREDQTLKPGKIDVKTDKWDFYCQ